TGTCCTTTTTAACTGCTTTCTCACCCAGTTTCTCAAGGTTGGAAAAAAAAGTCAGAGGCAAAGGAGTCAAGCTGGACTGTGAGATGACAAACgggggtgatttttaaaaagctaagacaCACTCCATCTTCTTTCCATCCATAAGTAACAATTTTCAGACTGACCCAGGACTGTCCACGTCCCCATTCAGGCTCCTTATGCCTGCTCTTCTCTTGTCCTATTGCCACTCAGTGATGCTGAGTCTACTAAAGAATTTGACAAATATGAAGCAATGTATatggttagatttttttttttctctcgaGTTTGTCTGGGTGGGAGGCGGAGTTATTTGTTGTAATGTTGGTCTGATCGGCAGATCGGGTGTGTGTAAGTGAGTTCTGAGTCTCGGTCGACAAAAAGGGACTTGAACGCAAAGAGGCAGAGCTAGAGGGAGAGGAGGGCGGGGAACCAGGGGAAAGAGGCACTCAGGGTTGGGGAAGTGTTAGGAACGGAGGGTTAGCGTAGGAGGGAGGGAGTCTGGCTGTCGGAGCAACACCGGAGAGATAAAGCAGAGCgagaagagagggagagtgaGGGGTGACCAGTGGGAGAAAGAGGGAGACGGAGGAGGcttaagagaaagagaagagagtagAGGAAAGAGtagcagaggagggagagaagcaaGGAAGAGGAGGGTTACAGAGTGactctggaagatggtgtttCTCTATTCCAGACACTTCTAAGATTGCAGACTCTTTGCTGGTGGGGAGACTCCGGGTGGTATGGCAGCCAGTTAGGCAGCGGCAAAGTATAATGGACAGCAAGGGACAGACGTTCCAGCCACCTTTCCGCCGCCCGGAGATCCCGGAGCTGTTTCTCCAGCCAATTCGTTTCCCAGCTGGAGTCTCTGAGCGCGCTGCACTACGAGAGCCCAGGGAGCGCCAAGAAGCTAGCTGCTTCTGCAAGATGCCTTCGCCTGAGCAGTAAGAACTTCCTGAGTCCCTGCATCCTCTCTTAGCTGAAACTCCCCAGGAAACAGGGGCGGGAGACCCCAGGGGGAGGGGCGAGGGGGAACCTGGAGCAgctctttctcccctccccctcccctgcccggcGCGCAAGCATGGATGTGCTCAGCCCCGGGCAGGGCAATAACACCACGTCGTCCCAGGGTCCCTTCGGGACACGCGGCAACGCTACTGGCATCTCCGACGTGACCTTCAGCTATCAAGTAATCACCTCGCTAGTGCTGGGCACGCTCATCTTCTGCGCGGTGCTGGGCAATGCGTGCGTAGTGGCGGCCATCGCCCTGGAGCGCTCCCTGCAGAACGTGGCGAACTATCTCATAGGCTCGCTGGCCATCACCGACCTCATGGTGTCGGTGCTGGTCCTGCCAATGGCCGCGTTGTACCAGGTGCTCAACAAGTGGACTCTGGGACAGGTCACCTGTGACCTGTTCATCGCCCTCGACGTGCTGTGCTGCACCTCGTCCATTCTGCACCTGTGCGCTATCGCGCTGGATAGATACTGGGCCATCACCGACCCCATCGACTACGTGAACAAGAGGACGCCCCGGCGCGCCGCTGCGCTCATCTCGCTCACCTGGCTCATTGGCTTCCTCATCTCCATCCCGCCCATGCTGGGCTGGCGCACCCCGGAAGACCGCTCGGACCCGAACGCGTGCACTATCAGCAAGGACCACGGCTACACTATTTACTCCACCTTCGGCGCTTTCTACATCCCTCTGCTGCTCATGCTGGTTCTCTACGGGCGCATCTTTCGAGCCGCGCGATTCCGCATCCGCAAGACAGTTAAGAAGGTGGACAAGAAGGCAGCCAACCATCGCCTTGCGGCGTCGCCGGCCCCGCAGCCCAGAAAGAGCGTGAGTGCTGAGTCGGATAGCAGAGACTGGAGGCAGGGCACTGAGAACAAGGTAACAGGGGCTCCGTGCGCCAATGGAGCCGTGAGGCAGGGCGAAGAAGGCGCCGCCCTGGAAGTGATCGAAGTGCACCGGGTGGGCAACTCCAAAGAGCATCTTCCGCTGCCCAGCGAAGCCGGTGCTCTCCCCTACGTCCCCGCCTCCTTCGAGAAGAAAAATGAGCGCAACGCCGAGGCCAAGCGCAAGATGGCCCTGGCCCGCGAGAGGAAGACGGTGAAGACCCTGGGCATCATCATGGGCACCTTCATCCTCTGCTGGTTGCCCTTCTTCATCGTGGCCCTCGTCCTGCCCTTCTGCGAAAGCAGCTGCCACATGCCTACCCTGTTGGGGGCCATAATCAACTGGCTGGGCTACTCCAACTCTCTGCTTAACCCTGTCATTTACGCCTACTTCAACAAGGACTTCCAAAACGCGTTTAAGAAGATCATCAAGTGCAAATTCTGCCGCCGATGATGACGGAGTAGCGGCGAGTAGGCCCATCCCATTCATTCTGCCTCCCCTAGTCCTCTGGAATCAAAACCTTTGCTACTTTCCCTCTGACATTCACAGCTGCTTAGGCGCGCTGCTTCCAGACCTCCTCCCCTCAAGCCTCTCCCAAGCCTCAGTCCCCGGGGGGAAGGATGGCGCTCCGCATAAAGAGGCTCTAGCCTCCGGGCAAGAGAGAAACTCCTGTGCTCTGTGAGAGGCGACCTTGGCTCAAACTGACTTCAGAATCAGTTTGATTCCAGCAATTGCCTCCTGCTTCTTCTGCCCCCCAATCTTCGCGGGGGAACTTTAAGCCTCAGCcgttaaaggcaaaaaaaaaaaaaaaaaaaaaaatccacacgaAAAAGAACCTGTACACCCAGCCGCTGCGCCCACAAAAGGCTCCCAAGCGATCGCCCACTGCTACAACTTGAACTTAAGGTTCAGGACTTCGCTTTATTTCCCAGTAAACCCATCCCCGCCCCGTCCCGCTCTCATCTCATCCTTCCTCCCCATCTTCCCTTTATGCCCTCGCCAGTCCTAAAACACTGATTTGCTAGTCGGAAAAGCTGGGAGGGTCTGCTTTTCCCGGTGCCTAATGTGTCCCGGGGAGTCTCCGTCTGCTGGCGTGGGCTCCCAGAGTAACTCTCCCGAAAACAGCCCCCATGCTTTGTTTTCTTGGATTCAAAACAAGTGGCTAGAGGTTGTCTGAGTGGACCAGTAAGTACAAGGCTGGGCCAGAGGGAGAGAGCGAGGGAGCGCGGAACGAATTTATCCTTGCCTGCCTTGATGTCAGCACTCACCAAAGAAACTCACATTCATTGGGAAGGGAGAGCGGACTTATTCGGACAGGTTGCCGGCGAGTCTGTGCGAGCTGGCATCGCCACTTACCTACTGTGGGTGGCGCCCGCCGGCCACGTTGCGTGAGCCGGGCTGGGGCGCCGAGTGTCGAGGATCCGCGCACCTTCGCGGCTGTCTGAGGTCTGGTTTGTGCTGGGCGGGTGCACCGAAAACTAACCCCAACTCGAGCCATCCCGCCTACGCCCCGGGACTTACTCAAGCGAGGGTGTGTCGGCTTGGTCGCTCCGTCCGGTTTTtcggacctcatggactgtagcccgccaggctctatccttgggattttccgggcaagaatactggagtgggttgccattcccttctccagggtttcttcccgacgcggggatcaaacccaggtctcctacactggaggcggattcttaccgtatgagccaccagggacgcccaacAGTTAAAGTTAATGGAAGCCACAGCTTCCAGAGCAGCTCTAAGGACTAGAAAAACTAGGAAGTCCCGAGGGTGCCATTGTCCGGGTGGGCCCGAGCTCTGGCTGGCCCTCCCTTGGAACCTGAAAGGAGAAATTTATCCAatggaagcagatttttttttcttctcctaatTCACTCCCTCCTTTTCCGAATGGGAAATAGATCTATTTCGCGCACCCTGACACTGAACAAGATTTGTTCTGCAGAATGTCCAGGACACTTGGTTACCAAGATTTTGTTTCCAAAAGGGAAATCAGGGCTTTCAGTAGAATGGGCCCCCACAGGTTTAGCACTATCTGTGACCTCAGAAGTGCTCATATTAAATAGAGGCCctagggcggcagaggatgagttggttagatagcatcactgactcaatgggcaggagtttgagaaaactctgggagatggtgaaggacagggaagcctggcatgctgcagtccatggggtcgcaaagagtaggacacgatttagCCAGTGAACAACAATAAAGGACTCACTAGGGGTGCTTTCTCTGCGGAGTCCAGGGGACTCCTGTACACAGCTCCTTGCCCTGACTGTCCTGCAACACAGGTTTGCCCAGAAAACGGTCTCTTGTCATTTTAATGTATGGAGCACTCTAAGCTTTCTTCTTAAAGTCCTTTCAGCCTTGCCACTCCTGCTGAAAAACCAGTTATCTTTACTGCCCCCAGAAGGGAAGTTTTTCAGCTCCATTTGAATATAAGTTTCCATCCATGTGACCAGAATCAAGAAGTTTGTTATAATTAGAGCTAGCCTCTAATTTTCTGATGAATGATGGTTTCTTTTCCAGTAATTGCACAAAGTTAATGATTCTTACTCCCTTCTCCATCCCTGCTTACCTTTGGAATGATTCCTTGGCCTGTTTTGAGAATTGTGTTAAAAAATTTTGCCAATGAAAAAAGTTCTCTTgtgttaaaatgaagaaagtgaaaagacagctctATCACTTGTAGCCCTTTTATTGTTTGTCAAACAGAACAAAACCTCCATTTGGTATCTTTTTCTCAGACCTAAACCAAGAGTAAGCATCACATCCCCTTAAAAGAGAGGAACTATAAGCACTCTGGGAACTCAGTGGATGATTTTTCTATGCATAAGTaatgcttctctttttttaagggttttttttttttttgatgtggcccattttttaaagtctttattgaatttgttacaatattgtttctgttttatgttttgtttgggggagggggaggtggctAGAGGTATGTGGGACTCTTAGCTTTACCACCAGAGATCAAACATGcacccccagcattggaagggaaagtcctaaccactgaacttgccagggaagcttggcataaaTAATGCTTAAAAGGGGCTATGGTGGATAAAATGAGAGAGATTTCTCCGGTCcatcacttatttatttaaaaattcaatttttttttctcacagtaaTTTAAGTAGAGCTATATGAAAAACCAAACTTTGCTGTATGTCTTCCTACATTTTAAGGACAAATTCTCTAGATAAGATAATTTGAGTCCTAAATTGCTCATCCAAATTTTACCTTGATCAGCATTTGAAGTCTTGAGACttctatttatttgtgtcttttgcAGAACTTTGTCAATGGCTTTGGGACCTTTGTTCTTCCTGACTTGGAGGATTTACACACAAATGGGGAAGGAGCATctaattagagtataattgccaAAACAATAGGAGAGATTTGAGGAATAAGTGCAAAAGAGCTGCATAGCACTAAAGAGCccctgatgcttttttttttttttttctgtttaagtaTTGTATTAAGGTAAAGTATATATGCATCAAAATTGGCCTTCACTCTTCCCAGTGACCATAAAGGACTTTAATAATGGTAATGCTACAATAAACTGATATCAGTAACATATACATCTTTATTTTAATCATAATCACTGTCTGcttgtatttatttgtataattttaaagttgaagttaaaaaaaaaatactgttaccAGGAGAAGATCCTGCTATACACATCAGGGATCTGACACCTAGAGAAATAAATTTCGTTTTAGCACAGAAACTcatgtagtttcttttttaaaaattcctgtcTCTGGAAAGAGAGCCTGACATTTCATCTTTTACCCTTGAAACCATACAGTTTCCCTGACTGACACCTACAGTGAAGACTTAGACATCTGTCTAATTGATATAGACAAGGTGGGGGACTTGCCGAAGAGAAATGCAGACTCTAGTAAAAGCGCCAGGGGCCTGTGTTGCCTTTTGAGTGCAGTTGACAGTGACAAGCCCCCTTCCCTGTCTCCCCTACAGTTTCCAGCTGGAAGAAATTAGCCTTCCTGGTTTCAAACGAAGCAAAACATCGTTTTGAGGTTTGTCACTTATTTAAAAGTGAAGGGGCATTTTCCTTTCTGGCTGGGTCTCACTTGATAGTGGGATTTTTAAATGGAAGATCTATTACTACATTAAGATTCAAATGCTCTCTTTTCCCTGTGAAATCATCAGTAAGGCCTCTTGTTTCCCATGTTATGTTTGTTAATTTCACTGTTTTCTGGTGCCAGAAGGATGGCTGTAGGGCAAGGTAAACCCAAGTAAGCCTCAAGGGGAAAACAAAGTCAGAGCTATTATGGCCAGAGAAGAGGACACTGTGAAGCCTAATTTAGGcaatgtatgtacatacatattctCCTGATAATGAAAAGTCAAGATAGGAATCGAGATCACAAGAACTGTCTAGagtttttcatttgaaaagtatTACATAAAGACGTCCCTGACCTTGAGTAAAATGATGCATTTGGTACATTTGTCTTATAGATTGTGGATATCGCCCTTCTTGGCCTTTGCTTTATGCTCTGGCATCGTTTCCTCCAAGGAGACAGCAGCTTTCTGTTTTCTACAGGGCTTCTTGAGCCTGTGTTAACACTCTAATTAAGAAAGAGAGTGTTGTAATCAGTCACTTCCAGTGTGACTAACAAGCCCAGATAAACAATTAGCGACTGTCACGTGTCAGGCTTTTTTGGATAATGTTGAAATATGGGACTGTAATATAAGCTGCTATAGACACCCTGAAGGCATTTTCAACCTACTTGGGTACTAAAGAATATACTACTAAGGCTAATAAGTAAACACTCAGCAGAATATAGGTATCATCTAAATACAGGAGTGGTTCTAAGGATTTGGAGGACA
The sequence above is a segment of the Ovis canadensis isolate MfBH-ARS-UI-01 breed Bighorn chromosome 16, ARS-UI_OviCan_v2, whole genome shotgun sequence genome. Coding sequences within it:
- the HTR1A gene encoding 5-hydroxytryptamine receptor 1A encodes the protein MDVLSPGQGNNTTSSQGPFGTRGNATGISDVTFSYQVITSLVLGTLIFCAVLGNACVVAAIALERSLQNVANYLIGSLAITDLMVSVLVLPMAALYQVLNKWTLGQVTCDLFIALDVLCCTSSILHLCAIALDRYWAITDPIDYVNKRTPRRAAALISLTWLIGFLISIPPMLGWRTPEDRSDPNACTISKDHGYTIYSTFGAFYIPLLLMLVLYGRIFRAARFRIRKTVKKVDKKAANHRLAASPAPQPRKSVSAESDSRDWRQGTENKVTGAPCANGAVRQGEEGAALEVIEVHRVGNSKEHLPLPSEAGALPYVPASFEKKNERNAEAKRKMALARERKTVKTLGIIMGTFILCWLPFFIVALVLPFCESSCHMPTLLGAIINWLGYSNSLLNPVIYAYFNKDFQNAFKKIIKCKFCRR